The Lelliottia sp. JS-SCA-14 genome contains a region encoding:
- a CDS encoding autotransporter outer membrane beta-barrel domain-containing protein — protein sequence MRLTVHNIMDDNLVKHIKALKTIMAIFTFVVLLAMIPEAHSSSCSTVDGTNGGTSVSNGGTCSVPVGYNPSDNDSLVGAASVMGGDTITLTGIGTGIQTGNRGIQANILGSLNPDANGLERLLLGPQTLGVNTQDPVTGTNIVVAAYNSSVFNTSDWGQFSGINTQTPTNVGDNQYINARLGSVQNGTLSVNIGDSSQLPSASVNTIDMAAKQTMLTMAQGANSTILWTSKNRVLMGDALVAAPGTVTQSTTIDIPVYAGTFTGFNGQTWTVSNAIQLQQYNDALINALQNGQLSSQAAYDQAFSQAVSFTPRVISYSYTIDSGDDITQSVGNNYSMYASGSGAQAIIQTGGQIDQRGASVAAVNGALAEIQAGAQLSGHFNSLFIGSGSTGVNNGVISGGYFAENGWDTTGPGNYFNEYGEAYTVTVDGSGSNFNNNGIINVAGWTQFQGYSPDSWGIRVQSGSTASNSGIINTGVNNGSFSNSISGVIVANGGESNFTNTATGLIYIGRAAQYDVTSPESVVDIANATSQYGILLSDGQAVNDGTIEIGTLTENAVAMAAVASSPTGSLVNNGTINIRGVAGDSPLQNIGILAQNNGETVVENGGDITVAGVNGVGLKIISTTGTASASSDAGSSIEVAGRIDPASGTRNYGVWAQGGNTNASLEGDIILSGQGGIGVLARDGATVNVGAGSEVAFNEAVDPAGCPGSCSNQIGYLIYGAGSSITNQSQQLDVTTSGSTLFRIEDGASFSGSGQSLTASGKNANIITGSGLNTTINTDSGVLTVNGEGATGIRIDGGASGIIQPGTTINLNGAGTIAGQVDGRKVNLSGVPGTAVLPSTLTNNAVIQSAANDAVGFIAQYQGRLINNANISLTSPAQNTGVIVREGGVLNNNNAIFVANGTGVLVEGSTAISALNNQGTITAADGIAGVHIRNGANLNMTGAGEVYAAGTADGILLGTDAVGASLASGIVNVTGSGSGVHNIQQGTANNLNGMTINTAGGAAILNEQSSGWSLSNSHLNSSSGWAIQNTEGNALINTANTILTGVEGVLLTQNNASTQLNASSSVLNGRILTPSAISNVALTNGTLWNMSADSNVTNLTNAGSTINYTPENGFKVLTVNQNYAGNGGVLNMNTALGDDNSPTDRLIVEGNTSGTTLVGITNAGGLGAETVNGIELITVNGESLGTFAPSGRIVAGAYDYSLARGAEGNSRNWYLTNRVTQEIPVPPVTPGTPGTPGMPVTSPNPQVDPGGELVLRPEGGSYAANIAAANTLFVLRLHDRLGETQYLDALSGEEKVTSMWMRNLGGHTRFRDSSGQLKTQANRYVVQIGGDIAQWSRDGTERFLLGVMGGYANQHSNTRSHLSGYDSDGTINGYSTGLYATWYQNAQEYTGLHVDSWLMYSWFDNTVKGEGLPSESYRSQGVTASVESGYTFHLADFYGSRGSINRWYLQPKAQVIWMGVEADDRREANGTMVQGEGDGNVQTRLGLKTYLNGHHAMDNGKQRVFQPFVETNWIHNTRNFGASMNGVAISQNGSRNIGELKTGVEGQINPALQIWGNVAVQIGDAGYSDTSAMLAVKYSW from the coding sequence TCCGCAAACATTGGGGGTGAATACCCAGGATCCTGTGACAGGAACAAATATTGTTGTAGCTGCTTATAATTCGTCTGTTTTTAATACATCCGACTGGGGACAATTCAGTGGGATTAACACTCAGACACCCACCAATGTTGGAGATAATCAGTATATTAATGCCCGCCTTGGGTCCGTACAAAATGGAACGCTAAGCGTTAACATTGGTGATTCAAGCCAGCTACCCTCAGCTTCTGTTAATACGATTGATATGGCCGCGAAGCAAACTATGCTGACGATGGCTCAAGGGGCCAATAGCACTATTCTGTGGACGTCGAAAAATAGGGTATTAATGGGAGACGCATTGGTTGCTGCACCAGGTACGGTTACGCAATCGACAACGATTGATATTCCTGTCTATGCCGGTACGTTTACTGGCTTTAATGGGCAAACATGGACAGTCAGCAATGCCATTCAACTGCAACAATATAATGATGCTTTAATTAACGCATTGCAAAATGGGCAGTTATCATCACAGGCGGCGTACGACCAAGCATTTTCGCAGGCGGTAAGCTTTACACCTCGCGTCATTAGCTATAGCTATACCATTGATTCTGGAGACGATATAACTCAATCAGTAGGGAATAATTACTCAATGTATGCGAGTGGTTCAGGGGCACAGGCTATTATTCAGACAGGAGGTCAAATTGATCAACGAGGCGCGAGCGTCGCCGCGGTTAATGGCGCCTTGGCTGAAATTCAGGCCGGAGCACAACTCTCCGGGCATTTCAATTCACTGTTCATTGGCAGTGGGTCTACGGGGGTCAACAATGGTGTCATATCAGGCGGATACTTTGCTGAAAATGGATGGGATACCACTGGCCCCGGAAATTATTTCAACGAATATGGTGAAGCATATACGGTCACGGTAGATGGGAGCGGAAGTAATTTCAATAATAACGGCATAATCAACGTTGCTGGCTGGACACAATTTCAGGGATACTCTCCAGATTCATGGGGTATACGGGTTCAATCGGGATCGACTGCAAGTAACTCAGGCATCATTAATACAGGTGTAAATAACGGTTCATTCAGCAATTCAATTTCAGGCGTAATTGTCGCAAACGGTGGTGAAAGTAACTTCACAAATACCGCTACCGGACTGATTTATATTGGCCGGGCGGCGCAATATGATGTTACCAGCCCCGAGAGCGTGGTTGATATCGCAAATGCCACCTCTCAGTACGGTATCTTGCTAAGCGACGGTCAGGCCGTAAATGATGGCACGATTGAAATCGGTACATTAACTGAAAATGCGGTCGCGATGGCAGCGGTGGCATCCTCTCCGACGGGTTCGTTAGTCAATAACGGCACTATCAATATCCGTGGTGTTGCCGGGGATTCTCCTCTACAGAACATCGGCATCCTTGCACAAAACAATGGAGAAACCGTTGTCGAAAACGGTGGGGATATCACAGTAGCCGGCGTAAACGGCGTAGGCTTAAAAATAATCTCAACAACAGGAACTGCATCAGCCTCTTCCGATGCGGGTAGCTCGATCGAAGTCGCTGGTAGAATTGACCCCGCTAGCGGTACCCGAAATTACGGTGTCTGGGCGCAAGGCGGAAACACTAACGCGAGCCTTGAAGGTGACATAATTTTGTCCGGACAGGGTGGGATTGGTGTGCTTGCCAGAGACGGTGCGACAGTAAACGTTGGGGCGGGATCGGAAGTGGCGTTTAATGAAGCGGTGGATCCTGCAGGCTGCCCTGGGAGTTGTAGCAATCAGATAGGCTATTTGATTTACGGTGCTGGCTCGTCAATAACAAATCAATCTCAACAACTTGATGTAACAACCTCTGGTTCGACATTGTTTAGAATTGAGGATGGCGCTTCATTTTCAGGAAGCGGACAGTCTCTCACCGCATCGGGTAAAAACGCGAATATTATTACCGGGAGCGGCCTGAATACGACGATAAATACCGATAGTGGTGTGCTTACGGTTAATGGCGAAGGTGCTACCGGCATCCGTATCGATGGAGGCGCGTCGGGGATTATTCAGCCCGGTACGACAATCAACCTAAACGGCGCAGGAACGATTGCGGGTCAGGTTGACGGGCGAAAAGTCAATTTATCCGGCGTACCTGGTACCGCAGTGCTACCTTCAACACTTACGAATAACGCCGTTATTCAATCTGCGGCTAATGATGCTGTTGGATTTATCGCTCAATATCAGGGGCGCCTGATCAATAACGCCAATATCTCACTTACTAGCCCAGCGCAAAATACGGGGGTGATTGTCCGCGAAGGTGGGGTATTGAATAACAATAATGCCATTTTTGTCGCTAATGGCACCGGCGTGTTGGTGGAAGGTAGCACGGCGATTTCAGCTTTGAATAATCAGGGCACAATAACCGCTGCGGACGGCATAGCGGGTGTTCATATACGAAACGGCGCTAACCTGAATATGACGGGGGCAGGCGAAGTCTATGCGGCAGGGACTGCTGACGGTATACTTTTAGGAACTGATGCCGTCGGGGCTTCATTAGCGTCGGGGATTGTTAACGTTACGGGCAGCGGGAGTGGTGTACACAATATCCAGCAAGGAACCGCCAATAACCTGAACGGGATGACCATTAATACTGCTGGCGGTGCTGCAATCTTAAATGAGCAATCTTCCGGTTGGTCATTGTCAAATTCACATCTTAATTCATCGTCTGGATGGGCCATTCAGAATACGGAAGGGAATGCCCTCATCAATACGGCTAACACAATACTGACCGGTGTAGAAGGCGTATTGTTAACCCAAAACAACGCATCGACACAGTTAAACGCATCTTCGTCAGTGCTGAACGGCAGGATCCTCACGCCCTCAGCAATAAGCAATGTGGCATTAACAAATGGCACGCTATGGAATATGTCTGCGGATTCGAATGTCACAAATCTGACGAATGCAGGCAGTACGATTAACTATACTCCCGAGAATGGTTTCAAAGTCCTCACGGTGAACCAGAATTATGCTGGTAACGGAGGCGTGTTAAATATGAATACGGCTCTCGGGGATGATAATTCTCCAACCGACCGCCTGATTGTTGAGGGAAATACATCGGGTACGACCCTGGTCGGTATCACTAATGCCGGAGGTTTAGGGGCGGAAACAGTGAATGGCATTGAACTTATCACCGTTAACGGGGAGTCATTAGGCACATTCGCGCCATCCGGACGTATTGTAGCTGGCGCCTATGACTATTCACTGGCCCGCGGAGCTGAAGGTAACAGCCGTAATTGGTACCTCACCAACCGTGTAACCCAGGAAATACCCGTGCCACCGGTAACGCCGGGGACACCGGGAACACCGGGAATGCCGGTAACGTCACCAAATCCGCAAGTCGATCCCGGTGGAGAACTTGTTCTTAGACCTGAAGGTGGAAGCTATGCCGCAAATATTGCAGCCGCAAATACCCTGTTCGTGCTACGACTTCATGATCGACTTGGTGAAACGCAATATTTAGATGCGCTATCTGGTGAAGAGAAAGTAACCAGTATGTGGATGCGAAACCTTGGTGGTCATACTCGGTTTAGAGATAGCAGCGGGCAGCTGAAAACTCAAGCTAACCGATATGTGGTACAAATTGGCGGAGACATTGCTCAATGGAGTCGTGACGGCACTGAGCGTTTTCTTCTTGGAGTGATGGGGGGCTATGCCAACCAGCACAGCAATACGCGCTCACATCTTAGCGGATACGATTCTGATGGCACGATAAATGGCTATAGCACAGGGCTCTATGCAACCTGGTACCAGAATGCACAGGAATATACCGGGCTTCATGTTGACAGTTGGTTAATGTATAGCTGGTTTGACAACACCGTTAAAGGAGAGGGACTTCCTTCGGAGTCTTATCGTTCGCAAGGGGTAACAGCGTCGGTGGAAAGTGGATATACCTTCCATCTTGCTGATTTTTATGGCAGTCGTGGCAGCATTAACCGCTGGTACTTGCAGCCTAAGGCCCAGGTTATCTGGATGGGCGTTGAGGCTGACGATCGCCGCGAAGCAAACGGAACGATGGTACAAGGAGAAGGGGACGGAAATGTGCAAACGCGTCTGGGCCTGAAGACATATCTCAATGGTCATCACGCGATGGATAACGGTAAACAGAGAGTTTTTCAGCCGTTTGTCGAAACAAACTGGATACACAACACCCGTAATTTTGGTGCATCAATGAATGGCGTTGCCATCAGCCAGAACGGTAGCCGCAATATTGGCGAACTCAAAACGGGTGTTGAAGGACAGATTAACCCTGCACTGCAAATCTGGGGCAACGTTGCCGTCCAGATTGGCGATGCAGGATACAGTGACACATCGGCCATGTTAGCTGTGAAATATAGCTGGTAA
- a CDS encoding hybrid sensor histidine kinase/response regulator, with protein sequence MLFKEYEIQNQHLSEFNQATLRVVIAILALSYVSVVALFFSSNTGIYLFIALYYLAFLVASLLLRFHIKQNPGIFPLRRMLAMAHDYVAISVGLAVGEEKTLPIFAVMVWVTLGYGVRYGAFYLLMATLMSFLSLSVILLSNDYWLNHLYMVLALLLTNVVIPIYANTLLTQVRQASSRAIQATHSKAQLLAQVSHDLRQPIHAIGMYTTCLREEDITPLGLKMVDNIDRSLISVSHIFHSMLNFYALDSGGVNLKPEVFSLRNMLAECVQEHAVAAKEAGSQIWLDVEECWIKSDISLLTIIINNLISNAVKYGDGKSIFIRSFHKNGSLILAICDKGSGIEDKHIVHIFDEFFRIKKNRDKDVEGIGLGLSIVKRACLIAGLNISLVSRVGMGTCAVISNLKVVSTPVMQEKPVEKTLMKISGTRAFLIEDNQDMQDATQTLLQHWGCEVFSLESQEPTLLSIQRECDVIIADYDLGAKISGIEYIQAIRKMKSAHIPALLITGHDINNIRDIVKGLDIDVVSKPIKPVELRSVLTDIISKTQT encoded by the coding sequence ATGCTATTTAAAGAATATGAAATCCAAAACCAGCATTTGTCAGAGTTTAACCAGGCCACCTTACGTGTGGTCATTGCCATACTGGCGCTGAGTTATGTTAGCGTTGTTGCCCTGTTCTTTAGTTCGAACACCGGAATCTACCTGTTTATTGCCTTGTACTATCTTGCGTTCCTGGTGGCCTCCCTACTTTTGCGTTTTCACATCAAGCAGAACCCCGGCATTTTTCCCCTGCGCCGCATGCTCGCTATGGCTCACGATTATGTCGCTATCTCAGTGGGCCTGGCCGTGGGGGAAGAAAAGACACTTCCGATATTTGCCGTAATGGTGTGGGTGACGCTGGGATATGGCGTTCGATATGGTGCCTTCTACCTCCTCATGGCTACTCTCATGTCATTTCTTTCATTATCCGTAATCCTGCTAAGCAATGATTACTGGTTAAATCATCTCTATATGGTACTGGCCTTGCTGCTGACAAACGTTGTTATTCCTATATACGCCAATACGCTGCTTACACAGGTACGCCAGGCATCTTCTCGCGCTATTCAGGCAACGCATTCTAAAGCCCAGCTGTTGGCCCAGGTCAGCCACGATCTCCGCCAACCCATTCACGCTATTGGGATGTACACGACCTGCCTAAGAGAAGAAGACATAACGCCTCTCGGACTTAAGATGGTTGATAATATTGATCGTTCATTGATAAGCGTGTCGCATATATTCCATTCAATGCTTAATTTCTACGCGCTGGATAGCGGAGGGGTCAATCTCAAGCCTGAGGTATTTTCTCTACGGAATATGCTTGCTGAATGTGTCCAGGAGCATGCTGTAGCGGCTAAGGAAGCGGGAAGCCAAATATGGCTCGATGTTGAAGAGTGCTGGATAAAATCAGACATCTCGTTGTTAACTATCATTATTAATAACCTAATCAGCAATGCCGTTAAATACGGAGATGGAAAGTCAATATTTATACGCAGTTTTCATAAAAACGGCAGTTTGATTCTTGCTATATGTGATAAAGGCTCCGGTATAGAAGACAAACATATTGTGCATATATTTGATGAGTTCTTTCGAATCAAAAAAAATCGGGATAAGGACGTAGAGGGCATTGGTCTGGGTTTATCTATCGTCAAACGTGCGTGTTTAATTGCTGGTTTAAATATCAGTCTGGTGTCACGTGTTGGCATGGGGACATGTGCTGTCATCTCAAATCTGAAGGTGGTGAGTACACCTGTCATGCAGGAAAAACCCGTAGAAAAAACGCTCATGAAAATTAGTGGGACACGCGCATTCCTGATTGAGGATAACCAGGATATGCAGGATGCCACGCAAACGCTACTCCAGCACTGGGGATGTGAAGTCTTCTCTCTTGAATCACAGGAGCCAACCTTGTTGAGTATTCAGCGAGAATGCGATGTCATCATTGCTGATTATGATCTTGGCGCAAAAATTTCCGGCATTGAATACATACAAGCAATCCGTAAAATGAAGTCTGCGCACATTCCTGCACTACTTATTACTGGCCATGACATTAACAACATCAGAGATATCGTCAAGGGACTCGATATTGATGTTGTTTCTAAACCCATAAAACCCGTGGAGTTGAGAAGCGTCTTGACTGATATCATCAGTAAAACTCAGACATAG
- a CDS encoding response regulator transcription factor, which produces MTIIIADDHPLFRDAMAKKLAQYNDPEIIEAGSFTELESVLETCPAPDILILDLQFPGLDALSKLTLLKSRLKRTALIIVSMNTDTALVQAVMATGVDGYISKNVPPEQLLKDITDIQNGSIVVNYIPGTLPNLRVTPAELELLTERQREVLQLLVEGKSNKQIAQSLDISPFTVRIHVSQVLHVLGVPTRAVAIARYSHLI; this is translated from the coding sequence ATGACAATCATTATTGCAGATGACCATCCATTGTTTCGGGACGCAATGGCGAAGAAACTCGCACAATACAATGATCCTGAAATCATTGAGGCTGGCAGTTTTACTGAGCTGGAGTCTGTACTTGAAACATGCCCGGCGCCTGACATTTTAATCCTCGATCTGCAATTCCCGGGTCTTGATGCGCTATCAAAGCTAACCTTGCTCAAAAGCAGGCTAAAAAGAACAGCGCTCATTATTGTCTCGATGAACACGGATACCGCCCTGGTTCAGGCCGTAATGGCCACAGGAGTTGACGGATACATCAGTAAAAATGTGCCACCTGAACAGCTGCTTAAAGATATTACTGACATTCAGAACGGTAGCATCGTGGTTAACTATATACCGGGAACCCTCCCCAACCTGCGTGTGACGCCTGCTGAGCTGGAGCTATTAACAGAGCGACAGCGAGAAGTTTTGCAACTTTTGGTGGAGGGGAAATCGAATAAGCAAATTGCACAATCACTTGATATATCTCCTTTTACAGTACGCATACATGTGTCACAGGTCCTCCATGTATTGGGTGTACCTACGCGTGCTGTTGCCATTGCGCGATATTCACATCTTATCTGA